Proteins encoded by one window of Acinonyx jubatus isolate Ajub_Pintada_27869175 chromosome X, VMU_Ajub_asm_v1.0, whole genome shotgun sequence:
- the APLN gene encoding apelin has translation MNLRRCVQALLLLWLSLTAACGGPLLQPSDGNGLEESNVRHLVQPRGSRNGPGPWQGGRRKFRRQRPRLSHKGPMPF, from the exons ATGAATCTGCGGCGGTGCGTGCAGGCGCTCCTGCTGCTCTGGCTCTCCCTGACCGCGGCGTGTGGAG GGCCCCTGCTGCAGCCTTCTGATGGGAATGGGCTGGAGGAAAGCAATGTCCGCCACCTGGTGCAGCCCAGAGGGTCGAGGAACGGACCAGGGCCATGGCAGGGAGGTCGGAGGAAATTCCGCCGCCAGCGGCCGCGCCTCTCCCACAAGGGCCCCATGCCTTTCTGA